The DNA window TCTCCACTGGATTTCGAGGtcagagaggaggaggaggccgaATCTGACGGTTTGTTTCGTGCTGGAGGATGAGAAATTGAGGGCAATCAACGGGCCGGAAGCTGAAGAAGCCAGCGGCGGAGTTGGCAGGGCGATTTCGCTGGCTGAGAGCGTGGCGGAGAAGGTGGCGGAGAAGATGGCCAGGAAGAAATCGGAGCGGTTTACGTATCTGGTCGCGGCTGTAATGTCGAGCTTCGGGATCACTTCCATGGCGGTTATGGCTGTCTATTACAGATTCGCTTGGCACATGGAGGTATTTTGCTCTTCAGATCTTCAATTTCCCCCAATTTTTCTTCAATTTGTTGGTTTAATTTCTGGATTCGATCAACGGCGCAGGGTGGGGAGATACCGTACACGGAAATGTTTGGTACATTTGCTCTCTCTGTTGGCGCTGCGGTAAGCTGCTTTTACCTTTGTAAATCAATCTAATCTACATTGATTTGTAGTTGAATTTCGTGATATTGTTGAATTGAACtgaaattgagttgaaattgaattgaaatttgGTAGGTGGGGATGGAATTCTGGGCTAGATGGGCGCACAAAGCTCTGTGGCACGCTTCGTTGTGGCATATGCACGAGGTTCGTGTGCTTTTAACTGAATTGAATCAACAacaatgaaaattgaaatgtATGATGAtaattgatttgatttgattgcaGTCGCATCATAAACCAAGAGAGGGGCCTTTTGAACTCAACGATGTTTTTGCGATAATTAACGCGGTTCCGGCCATCGCCCTCCTCTCCTACGGTTTCTTCCACACCGGCCTCGTTCCCGGCCTCTGCTTCGGCGCTGTGAGTGTCCTTGTTTCACTTGATTTTTTATCATCTGAATTATTTTGAGTTGTCTCTTCTaatgaatgtgtggtgtgtgtattttgtgtatagggTGTGTATTATTATGTGTGAGCAGTGAATTTAAAATTAAAGGTTTCGATCCTAATCCACATCTTGTGACTAATATCTGTGTGGATCGATGCGTCAGGGCCTAGGAATCACGGTGTTCGGCATGGCCTACATGTTCGTCCACGATGGCCTCGTGCACCGGAGATTCCCAGTGGGACCCATCGCAGAGGTGCCCTATTTCAGAAGAGTGGCAGCGGCTCACCAGGTATGAGTTAATCATATCCAATCACTGTTGTAATTCAGGTTCAAAATTGAGATCTTGATTGATTTTGGT is part of the Salvia splendens isolate huo1 chromosome 6, SspV2, whole genome shotgun sequence genome and encodes:
- the LOC121808548 gene encoding beta-carotene hydroxylase 2, chloroplastic-like, with product MAARISFATAPRATLRHAPFLGPKPAAIASLHWISRSERRRRPNLTVCFVLEDEKLRAINGPEAEEASGGVGRAISLAESVAEKVAEKMARKKSERFTYLVAAVMSSFGITSMAVMAVYYRFAWHMEGGEIPYTEMFGTFALSVGAAVGMEFWARWAHKALWHASLWHMHESHHKPREGPFELNDVFAIINAVPAIALLSYGFFHTGLVPGLCFGAGLGITVFGMAYMFVHDGLVHRRFPVGPIAEVPYFRRVAAAHQIHHTDKFDGVPYGLFLGPKELEEVGGGVPELEEEIDKRMKLSKKCR